The following coding sequences lie in one Rhodohalobacter barkolensis genomic window:
- a CDS encoding phosphoribosylanthranilate isomerase: MFAEPENRTKVKICGLTTLEDARFVSGALADFLGFIFYPESPRYVEPAKAGAIINWLEGPGKVGVFVNQPLDDVNSIAKQTGVDYVQLHGNESPDYCALVEKPIIKVFHVNSETTRDDLVEQIDPYVEHVEFFLFDRKVDGKWGGTGQTFDWNILKEISNEKPFFLSGGLNPENIEDAIKKVQPYAVDLSSGLEESPGLKDFDKIELFFDKMRDIWEEQEL, from the coding sequence ATGTTTGCTGAACCAGAAAACAGAACGAAAGTCAAAATTTGCGGTTTAACCACACTTGAAGATGCACGATTCGTATCCGGAGCGCTGGCTGATTTTCTTGGATTTATATTCTATCCGGAAAGTCCTAGATATGTGGAACCTGCTAAAGCAGGTGCTATTATCAATTGGCTGGAAGGACCGGGAAAGGTTGGTGTTTTTGTGAATCAGCCGTTGGATGATGTAAATAGCATCGCTAAACAGACCGGTGTTGATTATGTTCAGCTTCATGGAAATGAATCACCGGATTACTGCGCTCTGGTTGAAAAACCGATCATTAAAGTATTTCACGTAAATAGTGAAACGACAAGAGATGATCTCGTGGAACAGATTGATCCTTACGTTGAACACGTTGAATTCTTTCTTTTTGATAGAAAAGTAGATGGAAAATGGGGTGGGACCGGTCAGACATTTGATTGGAATATTTTGAAGGAGATCTCAAATGAAAAACCATTTTTCCTTTCAGGTGGGCTGAATCCTGAAAACATAGAAGATGCCATTAAGAAAGTTCAACCCTATGCCGTGGATCTGTCCAGCGGACTGGAAGAATCACCGGGATTGAAAGATTTTGATAAAATCGAGCTTTTCTTTGATAAAATGCGCGATATATGGGAAGAACAGGAACTTTAA
- the trpC gene encoding indole-3-glycerol phosphate synthase TrpC, with translation MASILEKITDQTKEDLKKRKREVSFQDFESFPRFENQRKSFSEALKVDHSVSIIAEVKKASPSKGLIRQDFDPLKIADRYIESGASAISVLTDEPFFQGSLKYLERISEISPIPLLRKDFIIDPYQVKEARAYGADAVLLIATICEGSQLSELLAAVKEMGLQALVECYHQEEVESLNWDEIEIVGVNNRNLNTFEVDLHRGIELLKLAPEGVVRVSESGIHKKEDIRKLQENDIHSALIGEHLIRQSDPGKALNELLGINN, from the coding sequence ATGGCATCCATACTCGAAAAGATCACGGATCAGACGAAAGAAGACCTCAAAAAGAGAAAGCGGGAAGTTTCATTTCAAGATTTTGAAAGTTTCCCGAGGTTTGAGAATCAACGGAAGTCATTTTCAGAGGCTCTTAAAGTAGATCATTCAGTTTCCATTATCGCTGAAGTAAAAAAAGCATCTCCATCAAAGGGGCTGATCCGCCAGGATTTTGATCCCTTGAAAATTGCAGATCGTTATATAGAATCCGGTGCATCAGCTATTTCAGTGTTGACTGACGAACCTTTTTTCCAAGGTTCACTAAAATATCTGGAGCGTATTTCAGAGATAAGTCCAATCCCGTTGCTCAGAAAAGACTTTATTATTGATCCCTATCAGGTGAAAGAAGCGCGGGCTTATGGAGCAGACGCCGTTTTGCTTATTGCAACAATTTGTGAGGGAAGCCAATTATCAGAATTATTGGCAGCCGTTAAAGAGATGGGTCTGCAGGCGTTGGTTGAGTGTTATCACCAAGAAGAAGTAGAATCTCTAAACTGGGATGAAATTGAGATTGTAGGTGTGAATAATCGTAATTTGAATACGTTTGAAGTTGATCTTCATCGCGGAATTGAACTGCTGAAATTGGCACCGGAAGGTGTTGTCAGAGTTTCAGAGAGCGGTATTCATAAAAAAGAGGATATCCGGAAATTGCAGGAGAATGATATTCATTCAGCTTTAATCGGTGAACATTTGATAAGACAATCAGATCCCGGGAAGGCACTGAATGAACTTTTAGGCATCAATAATTGA
- the trpD gene encoding anthranilate phosphoribosyltransferase: protein MSKEFTALLEKLSIQENLLPEEATFAMKSILNGNASDAEVAAFLMGMRTKGETVVELTAFVEVMREASIVVEVDTKGAVDLCGTGGDKSGTFNISTAAMFVVAGAGVPVLKHGNRSVSSKSGSYDVLEELGAVPNLNKVQSEKMFNETGMVFMFAPNFHPAMKYVMPARRAMKLRTFFNMLGPLLNPADVENQVIGAFSHEAAGMMAQILANLDTKRAYTLNAHDGLDEVTLTGQSEIFELQSHLSNGSVTFDPKSLGYEWVEPEELLGGDAEKNAGIIKNIMKGESTDAQRNIVTLNAAFAIHAAGATDTLEEANRKAVKSVETGEALRKLNQFIKESQKVSKA, encoded by the coding sequence TTGAGTAAAGAGTTTACAGCGTTATTAGAGAAATTATCTATACAGGAAAATTTACTTCCCGAAGAAGCTACATTTGCAATGAAAAGCATTCTGAACGGGAATGCGTCCGACGCCGAGGTTGCTGCATTTCTGATGGGAATGAGAACAAAAGGTGAAACAGTCGTAGAGTTAACGGCTTTTGTGGAAGTGATGCGGGAAGCCTCAATTGTAGTGGAGGTCGATACAAAAGGTGCGGTTGATTTATGCGGAACGGGAGGTGATAAGTCCGGAACGTTTAATATTTCTACTGCAGCAATGTTTGTAGTAGCAGGAGCCGGTGTTCCGGTATTAAAGCATGGAAACCGAAGTGTTTCCAGTAAAAGCGGGAGTTATGATGTATTGGAGGAGCTGGGAGCTGTTCCAAACCTGAATAAAGTACAGTCTGAAAAGATGTTCAATGAAACAGGTATGGTTTTTATGTTTGCTCCGAATTTTCATCCTGCGATGAAGTATGTGATGCCGGCCCGTAGGGCAATGAAACTGAGAACTTTTTTCAATATGCTGGGACCTCTCTTAAATCCTGCAGATGTGGAAAATCAGGTGATTGGCGCCTTTAGTCATGAAGCGGCCGGTATGATGGCTCAAATTCTTGCAAATTTAGACACTAAACGAGCCTACACTCTTAACGCTCATGATGGACTGGATGAAGTGACCTTGACCGGGCAGAGTGAAATTTTCGAGCTTCAATCTCATCTTTCAAACGGATCTGTAACGTTTGATCCTAAATCATTGGGTTATGAATGGGTTGAACCCGAGGAGCTTTTGGGTGGAGATGCGGAAAAAAACGCTGGCATAATCAAAAATATTATGAAAGGTGAATCTACAGACGCTCAACGAAATATTGTAACGTTGAACGCTGCATTTGCAATTCATGCTGCAGGGGCAACCGACACTTTGGAAGAGGCAAATCGTAAAGCCGTTAAAAGCGTTGAGACAGGAGAAGCCTTGCGCAAATTGAATCAGTTTATCAAAGAATCTCAAAAAGTGTCTAAAGCCTGA
- a CDS encoding anthranilate synthase component II: MVLIIDNYDSFTYNLVHIVASVTDDYKVIRNDAMTVDEIRELNPSKILISPGPGRPENAGITEEVIRELGSKISILGVCLGHQAIGNVFGAKVVHAPTLMHGKTSNINHDGKSVFKDVDEHFIATRYHSLALDFSTIPDELEVTAETDDHVIMGVRHKEYPIEGIQFHPESILTTEGPKIVKNWILS, encoded by the coding sequence ATGGTTTTAATTATCGATAATTACGACTCTTTTACTTATAACTTGGTTCATATTGTTGCCTCGGTTACGGATGACTATAAAGTGATTCGCAATGATGCTATGACTGTGGATGAAATTCGTGAACTAAACCCATCTAAAATTTTAATATCCCCCGGCCCAGGCAGACCGGAAAATGCAGGGATAACTGAGGAGGTTATTCGCGAACTGGGATCGAAAATATCCATTTTGGGCGTTTGCCTCGGGCACCAGGCAATCGGGAATGTGTTTGGAGCTAAAGTAGTTCACGCACCTACTCTGATGCACGGTAAAACGTCCAATATCAATCATGATGGGAAGTCGGTATTTAAGGATGTGGATGAACATTTTATCGCCACAAGATATCATTCACTTGCTTTAGACTTCTCAACGATTCCTGATGAACTGGAAGTTACCGCAGAAACAGATGATCATGTTATCATGGGAGTGCGTCACAAGGAGTACCCAATTGAAGGAATTCAGTTTCACCCCGAAAGCATACTGACTACTGAGGGTCCGAAGATTGTTAAAAACTGGATTTTGAGTTGA
- the trpS gene encoding tryptophan--tRNA ligase: MTKKKTILSGIQPSGKLHIGNYFGAMRQHIKMQEEGDAFYFLANYHSLTSLNDGDLLKEYTTDVVLDYLALGLDPDKCTFFAQSDVPQTTELAWILGCLTPVSLMEKGVSYKDKIANGLSPNIGLFSYPILQAADILIYHSNLVPVGEDQKQNIEISRDLAGKLNRAYDEELLRIPEEYIVKSVATVPGIDGRKMSKSYDNTINIFAEGKDLKKRVMAIQTDSTALEDPKDPETCNVYSLIKLFADKDKQKEVADKYRAGGYGYGHAKKELLGLIEEYFADARSKRKELANDMSYVNDVLREGGIKARERAEEVMEPIRSATGLFRSFQYP; this comes from the coding sequence ATGACGAAGAAAAAAACCATTTTATCAGGAATTCAGCCATCCGGTAAACTTCATATTGGTAACTATTTTGGTGCCATGCGTCAGCATATCAAGATGCAGGAGGAGGGAGATGCGTTCTATTTTTTGGCCAATTATCATTCGTTGACATCACTCAATGATGGAGATTTGTTGAAAGAGTATACAACAGATGTAGTTCTCGATTACCTGGCTCTCGGTCTTGATCCCGATAAATGTACTTTTTTTGCACAGTCTGATGTACCTCAAACCACAGAATTGGCTTGGATACTGGGTTGTTTAACCCCGGTCTCTTTGATGGAGAAAGGCGTCTCCTATAAAGATAAAATTGCCAATGGGCTGAGTCCGAATATCGGATTATTCTCATATCCCATTTTGCAGGCAGCAGATATCCTGATATACCACTCAAATCTTGTTCCCGTAGGTGAGGATCAAAAGCAAAATATTGAAATTTCGCGTGATTTAGCCGGTAAACTCAATCGCGCATATGATGAAGAGTTACTTCGCATACCGGAAGAGTATATTGTGAAAAGTGTTGCAACGGTACCCGGAATTGATGGGAGAAAAATGAGTAAATCATACGACAACACCATCAATATATTTGCGGAAGGGAAAGACCTTAAAAAACGGGTTATGGCCATTCAAACGGACTCAACCGCACTTGAGGATCCAAAAGATCCCGAAACCTGCAATGTCTACTCATTGATTAAACTTTTTGCTGATAAGGATAAGCAGAAAGAAGTAGCTGATAAGTATAGAGCCGGTGGATATGGTTACGGTCATGCCAAAAAAGAGCTTCTCGGATTAATTGAAGAGTATTTTGCAGATGCGAGAAGCAAAAGGAAAGAACTTGCTAACGATATGAGTTACGTCAACGATGTTCTTCGTGAAGGCGGAATTAAAGCACGGGAAAGAGCAGAAGAGGTAATGGAACCGATTCGCTCTGCAACAGGTTTATTCAGAAGTTTTCAGTACCCATAG
- the trpE gene encoding anthranilate synthase component I, with protein sequence MDFKKFKELADRFTAIPVYRRMMADILTPVSLFLSIRDGATYPFLFESVEGGENLARYSFLGSNPYQILSFDGNDVTLKSEGKSSPESISEDYFSALERLTSKHSEPRLPELPRLTGGAVGFSSYDTVREVEVLPNTPKDDLNLPEAIWAFYDEVYAFDHVKQQIVLMKTVFVNKESDLEQEYKKAQKALDEMEQKANRYPEATGHFELQTDQLKSNIVETRFHEIVNRAKEYIYEGDIFQVVLSQRFEVPFKGDKFTLYRALRMVNPSPYLFFLEFDDFTLVGSSPEVLVRTTNREARLLPIAGTRPRGKTHEEDLALEEELKNDPKEIAEHIMLVDLGRNDLSRVCKSGSVKLERNMAIERFSHVMHIVSDVVGELSDDQSSVDALKQCFPAGTVSGAPKIRAMEIIDELEPTKRGPYAGAVGYFDFSGNMDTCIAIRTMVVTDQSVFIQAGAGIVADSNPANEFEETKNKAGALIEALSVALEIT encoded by the coding sequence ATGGATTTTAAAAAGTTTAAGGAATTAGCAGACAGATTTACGGCCATTCCCGTGTACCGCAGAATGATGGCTGATATTTTGACCCCGGTTTCACTTTTTCTATCAATCAGAGACGGTGCTACCTACCCATTTTTATTTGAATCGGTTGAAGGGGGTGAAAATCTTGCCAGATACTCATTTTTAGGCTCAAATCCTTATCAAATACTCTCCTTTGATGGAAACGATGTTACATTGAAAAGTGAAGGGAAATCTTCACCCGAATCAATTTCTGAGGACTATTTTTCGGCTTTAGAGCGTTTGACATCTAAACACAGCGAACCCAGATTACCTGAACTTCCCAGGTTAACGGGCGGGGCTGTTGGTTTCTCATCGTATGATACTGTGCGTGAGGTCGAAGTACTGCCCAATACACCAAAAGACGATTTAAATCTGCCAGAGGCAATCTGGGCTTTTTATGATGAAGTGTATGCATTTGATCACGTGAAGCAGCAGATTGTGTTAATGAAAACGGTTTTCGTGAATAAAGAGTCTGATCTTGAACAAGAATACAAGAAAGCACAGAAAGCTCTTGATGAGATGGAGCAAAAAGCGAATCGTTATCCGGAGGCAACAGGACACTTTGAGCTGCAAACGGATCAATTGAAAAGCAATATTGTAGAGACTCGCTTTCATGAAATTGTAAATAGAGCAAAAGAATACATTTATGAAGGCGACATATTTCAGGTCGTACTATCTCAGCGATTTGAGGTGCCATTTAAGGGCGATAAATTTACACTTTATCGAGCTCTTCGAATGGTAAATCCATCTCCCTATCTCTTTTTTCTTGAATTTGATGACTTTACATTGGTGGGATCTTCGCCGGAAGTACTGGTTCGGACTACAAACAGAGAAGCCCGCCTGCTCCCAATTGCCGGAACACGTCCGAGAGGAAAAACGCATGAAGAAGATCTGGCACTGGAAGAGGAATTAAAAAATGATCCGAAAGAGATAGCTGAGCACATTATGCTGGTTGATCTGGGGCGGAATGATCTCTCCAGGGTTTGTAAATCGGGCAGCGTCAAATTGGAAAGAAATATGGCCATTGAACGATTTTCTCATGTAATGCATATCGTATCAGATGTGGTTGGAGAACTTTCTGATGATCAAAGTTCAGTTGATGCACTAAAACAGTGTTTCCCGGCCGGAACGGTTAGCGGGGCTCCAAAAATCAGGGCAATGGAAATTATTGATGAACTTGAACCTACCAAACGCGGACCTTATGCCGGTGCGGTTGGTTACTTCGACTTTTCCGGAAATATGGATACCTGTATTGCCATTCGCACAATGGTGGTAACAGATCAATCTGTTTTTATTCAGGCCGGTGCGGGAATTGTTGCAGACAGTAACCCCGCAAATGAATTTGAAGAGACAAAGAACAAAGCGGGTGCTTTGATTGAAGCATTAAGCGTAGCTTTAGAAATTACTTAA
- a CDS encoding adenine phosphoribosyltransferase, giving the protein MSLTDTHSSLKKILKDNIRSVKDFPKKGIVYKDITPLLNDRYLLELTSRMLAEPFRGHHIDYVAGLESRGFLFGTNLAQDLHAGFIPIRKPKKLPAETVSVEYKLEYGTDILEVHTDSINPGDNVLIHDDLVATGGSSMAATKLIEKLGGNIVGYSFVMEIEILNGRENLDQTIPFHSILSV; this is encoded by the coding sequence ATGTCATTAACTGATACTCACAGTTCACTGAAGAAGATACTGAAAGATAATATTCGTTCGGTGAAAGATTTTCCAAAAAAAGGAATTGTCTATAAGGATATTACGCCTTTGCTGAATGACAGATATCTTCTCGAACTCACATCCAGAATGTTAGCAGAACCTTTTCGGGGTCATCATATTGATTATGTTGCCGGATTGGAATCTCGGGGATTTTTATTCGGTACCAACCTGGCCCAAGATCTTCATGCCGGATTTATTCCTATTCGGAAACCCAAAAAATTACCGGCAGAAACCGTATCTGTAGAATATAAACTTGAATATGGAACAGATATCCTTGAAGTTCATACAGACTCCATCAACCCGGGGGATAATGTACTGATTCATGACGATCTGGTTGCCACCGGAGGATCTTCAATGGCCGCTACAAAATTAATCGAAAAATTGGGCGGAAATATCGTCGGTTATTCATTTGTTATGGAAATAGAAATTTTAAATGGGCGAGAAAATCTTGATCAAACGATCCCATTTCACTCTATTCTAAGCGTTTAA
- the tadA gene encoding tRNA adenosine(34) deaminase TadA, producing the protein MFNGNSPIHKNFHNNFMLQAFLLAEKAFKQDEIPVGAVVVQENRIVGRGYNQVEQLKDPTAHAEMIAITAACDTLSTKYLTDCTLYVTLEPCTMCSGAIVWSKLKRVVFGALDEQSGGCGSQFNIAQNKNLNHQTEVIHGIMEEDCRYLLKKFFEARR; encoded by the coding sequence ATGTTTAATGGAAATAGCCCTATTCATAAAAATTTTCACAATAACTTTATGCTTCAGGCTTTTTTGTTGGCCGAAAAAGCTTTTAAGCAAGATGAAATACCTGTAGGAGCTGTTGTTGTACAGGAAAACAGGATTGTAGGCAGAGGATATAATCAGGTTGAACAACTCAAAGATCCCACCGCTCATGCAGAAATGATTGCAATCACTGCCGCCTGTGATACACTCTCGACGAAATATCTGACCGATTGTACACTTTACGTAACGTTGGAGCCTTGTACAATGTGCAGTGGGGCTATTGTATGGTCTAAACTGAAGCGCGTTGTTTTTGGCGCATTGGATGAGCAGTCCGGCGGATGTGGTTCACAGTTCAATATTGCTCAAAACAAAAATTTGAACCACCAAACTGAAGTTATTCACGGCATCATGGAAGAAGATTGTCGCTATCTCCTGAAAAAGTTTTTTGAAGCGAGACGTTAA
- a CDS encoding alpha/beta fold hydrolase: protein MIKRNRYILVWLFVMYLFLLGMSWFVQIKFTFPEIPGKYQKSETIQVDDHQTEFIFHELGTENERSKSTLIIIPDVYYEYDAILPIAEKLSEKYHVIIPELNSLQNGTNSDRFTVESKADILDRFVAHLQIDNFHLAGNGYGGLVAVESALKSQDRVQSLILIGSLGVQELRFLGNHHINRSLYSLSRPFLNLYKYTFPHFGRYHQQKFNINYVDAMRNLDQRDFRDDVKKLDQPVLIVHAENDQNVPLSTAKETYRLIPQSKLIFFEGDQNNNLLNHNRWSNEINLFLDDVENQRAITKDSASEERIKKAEEPFNAEDIEALQGKALIVIILLIMSFTIFSEDLAVIAAGLLTAAGILPFFYAVLSCFLGILILDTNIYWLGKKVGNPALKRIPFKWLIKEDDLNRAQNLYEMYGMELLFVARFIPGARFPMYFAAGLLKSSFKKFFIYFFISIAVWTPLLVGITVLIGQPMIQYLSVYQDYAFWILLFTVLIIYLVVKVGIPMTTVRGRRRLLVKWSRYWQKWGR, encoded by the coding sequence TTGATTAAGAGAAATAGATATATCCTGGTTTGGTTATTCGTAATGTACCTTTTTCTTTTGGGGATGTCGTGGTTTGTGCAAATCAAATTTACCTTTCCCGAGATACCGGGAAAGTATCAGAAAAGTGAAACGATCCAAGTAGATGATCATCAAACTGAATTTATATTTCATGAATTAGGAACTGAGAATGAACGAAGTAAATCTACACTTATCATCATTCCGGACGTTTATTATGAATACGACGCCATTCTTCCGATAGCTGAGAAGTTGAGTGAAAAGTATCATGTGATCATCCCGGAATTAAATTCACTGCAAAACGGCACAAACTCAGATCGATTTACCGTTGAAAGTAAAGCAGATATTCTGGATCGATTTGTAGCTCATCTTCAGATTGATAATTTTCATTTAGCAGGAAATGGATATGGAGGGTTGGTAGCAGTTGAGTCAGCCCTAAAATCTCAGGATCGAGTGCAGAGCCTAATTTTAATCGGTTCTTTGGGAGTACAGGAATTGCGATTTTTGGGCAATCATCATATCAACAGATCTCTCTACAGTTTGTCACGCCCGTTTTTGAATCTCTACAAATATACCTTTCCTCATTTCGGCAGATATCATCAACAAAAGTTTAACATTAACTATGTTGATGCCATGAGGAATCTGGATCAAAGAGATTTTCGTGATGATGTAAAGAAACTGGATCAGCCGGTGTTGATAGTCCATGCAGAAAATGATCAGAACGTACCGCTTTCAACTGCAAAGGAGACATATCGATTAATTCCTCAAAGTAAACTGATATTTTTTGAGGGAGATCAAAATAATAATTTATTAAATCACAATCGGTGGTCAAATGAAATTAACCTGTTTCTGGATGATGTTGAAAATCAGCGTGCGATAACAAAAGACTCTGCATCTGAGGAACGGATTAAAAAGGCAGAAGAACCCTTCAATGCAGAAGATATTGAAGCACTACAGGGCAAAGCACTGATCGTTATTATTTTACTCATCATGTCTTTTACCATTTTTAGTGAAGATCTAGCGGTAATTGCTGCCGGACTGCTCACAGCTGCAGGTATTCTGCCATTCTTTTATGCAGTTTTGAGCTGCTTTTTAGGAATTTTGATTCTGGATACAAATATTTATTGGCTGGGTAAAAAGGTGGGTAATCCTGCATTAAAAAGAATTCCTTTTAAGTGGCTCATCAAAGAGGATGATCTGAACAGGGCTCAAAATCTATATGAAATGTATGGGATGGAACTCCTGTTTGTTGCGCGGTTTATTCCGGGAGCTCGATTTCCGATGTATTTTGCTGCAGGCTTGTTAAAATCAAGCTTTAAAAAATTCTTTATTTACTTTTTCATATCAATAGCTGTGTGGACGCCTCTATTGGTTGGCATTACCGTTTTAATTGGTCAACCAATGATTCAATATCTCAGCGTTTATCAGGATTATGCATTCTGGATTCTGTTATTTACTGTTTTAATCATTTATTTGGTGGTTAAAGTGGGTATACCGATGACAACCGTTCGAGGAAGAAGACGTCTGTTGGTAAAATGGTCTCGGTATTGGCAAAAGTGGGGGAGGTAA
- a CDS encoding lysophospholipid acyltransferase family protein: MKFLRALFKTFSTILATLFLYGCFAIGHLFLKLFNAETGKWRNYWLNLWGIAVCRIMSIRVHVVGKIPKPPFFLVSNHLSYADIMVYHKVLDTTFVAKAEIKNWPVIGSMAKTLGVIFIDRRRKSDVARVNNLVANQITSHKGVVLFPEGRTSSGENILPFKPSILEHPARSDMPVHYAYIDYVAGPNDEDAINSVCWWGDSTFGSHFFKFAGNRSTDAYIYFGDQSVKRNDRKELAAELFHRVKDLHKTYSSRIERKDLSQEVERSN, translated from the coding sequence ATGAAATTTTTAAGGGCACTTTTTAAAACTTTTTCTACAATTCTGGCAACTCTTTTTCTATATGGATGTTTTGCTATCGGACACCTTTTCTTAAAATTATTCAATGCAGAAACGGGCAAATGGAGAAACTATTGGCTGAATCTTTGGGGTATTGCAGTGTGCAGAATTATGTCCATCAGGGTACACGTAGTAGGAAAGATTCCAAAACCGCCATTTTTCCTGGTCAGTAATCATCTCAGCTATGCAGATATCATGGTCTACCATAAAGTATTGGATACAACCTTTGTTGCTAAAGCAGAAATTAAGAATTGGCCAGTCATCGGTTCCATGGCAAAAACACTCGGTGTTATTTTTATTGATCGAAGACGTAAGTCGGATGTAGCGAGAGTAAACAACTTGGTTGCCAATCAAATTACCTCACATAAAGGAGTTGTACTATTTCCTGAGGGAAGAACTTCAAGTGGAGAGAATATTCTTCCGTTTAAACCTTCCATCTTAGAGCATCCTGCCAGAAGTGATATGCCGGTTCATTATGCATATATCGATTATGTTGCCGGACCTAATGATGAAGATGCAATAAACAGTGTCTGTTGGTGGGGGGACTCTACATTTGGAAGTCATTTTTTTAAATTTGCAGGGAATCGTTCAACAGATGCTTATATTTATTTTGGTGATCAGTCTGTGAAACGAAACGATCGTAAAGAGTTGGCTGCTGAACTTTTTCACAGAGTAAAAGATTTGCATAAAACCTATTCCAGCAGGATCGAAAGAAAAGATTTAAGTCAGGAAGTAGAGCGCTCAAATTAG
- a CDS encoding alpha/beta fold hydrolase, with the protein MLYSKSFYNGDDRDWVVFVHGAGGSSSIWFQQLKAYKDEFNVLLVDLRGHGKSKEMSTMKKYYKEKYTFKTVSHDVLEVLKNMGIQKAHFVGVSLGTIIIRSIAEIKPEVVKSAIMCGAITRLDVRSRVLVWLGHTFKKVVPFIWLYKLFAWVIMPKKNHEESRLLFVKDAKNLARKEFLKWFRLTYDVNPLLRYFKEKEMEAPTLYIMGEEDHMFLPPVKKMIKDFNHSKLVVVEGSGHVVNVDKPDEFNRITLEYLKRQSQKVADAESA; encoded by the coding sequence ATGCTATACAGTAAGTCATTTTACAATGGTGATGATCGGGACTGGGTGGTTTTTGTCCACGGTGCAGGCGGTTCATCATCGATCTGGTTTCAGCAACTGAAAGCTTACAAAGATGAATTCAACGTGCTGTTAGTTGATCTCAGAGGACACGGAAAGTCTAAAGAGATGAGTACAATGAAGAAGTATTACAAGGAGAAGTACACATTTAAAACTGTTAGTCATGACGTGCTTGAAGTATTAAAGAATATGGGTATTCAAAAAGCTCATTTTGTGGGTGTTTCCCTGGGTACGATTATCATACGTTCGATAGCTGAAATAAAACCCGAAGTTGTGAAATCCGCCATCATGTGCGGTGCAATTACACGATTGGATGTTCGCAGCAGAGTTTTGGTTTGGCTCGGTCATACATTTAAAAAAGTGGTTCCTTTTATCTGGCTTTATAAACTTTTTGCCTGGGTAATCATGCCAAAAAAGAATCATGAAGAATCTCGATTACTTTTCGTGAAGGACGCTAAAAATCTTGCCCGTAAAGAGTTTTTAAAATGGTTTAGGTTAACCTATGATGTCAATCCGCTATTGAGGTATTTTAAAGAGAAAGAGATGGAGGCGCCTACCCTTTACATAATGGGCGAAGAGGATCATATGTTTCTTCCTCCGGTTAAAAAGATGATCAAGGATTTTAACCACAGCAAATTAGTAGTTGTTGAAGGAAGCGGCCACGTCGTTAATGTGGATAAACCTGATGAATTCAATCGCATTACCTTGGAATATTTAAAACGCCAATCTCAAAAAGTTGCTGATGCAGAATCAGCATAG